A single genomic interval of Aegicerativicinus sediminis harbors:
- the hisC gene encoding histidinol-phosphate transaminase, whose product MDNKISRTKPQIFDVQDLVRPNVKKMKPYSSARDEFKEIGANMVFIDANENPFETGLNRYPDPHQRELKQLISNIKKFPESQILLGNGSDEVLDLLFRAFCEPKQDNIIILPPTYGMYKVLAELNDVQYKSVLLTDDFQLKVSRILDTADEFSKLLFICSPNNPSGNCFKKNDIEDLLQNFKGIVVIDEAYVDFTGEDSWIQRLNEFPNLVVCQTLSKAYGLAGIRLGMCFASEDIINILKKIKPPYNVNQLTQQKAKEIIGENNVGEDIQLILKGRKKLLEDLDQINFVRKIYPTDANFVLVKVDDANKRYVQLVESGVVVRNRSNQELCDNCLRLTVGTPDENEKLINKLKELL is encoded by the coding sequence ATGGACAATAAGATCAGTAGGACAAAACCTCAAATTTTTGATGTGCAAGACTTGGTTCGGCCAAATGTGAAGAAAATGAAACCTTATTCATCTGCGCGTGACGAATTTAAGGAAATCGGTGCAAATATGGTATTTATAGATGCAAACGAAAATCCTTTTGAAACAGGCCTTAACCGTTATCCTGATCCCCACCAAAGGGAACTCAAACAATTGATATCTAACATTAAAAAATTTCCAGAATCTCAGATTCTTTTGGGTAACGGAAGCGATGAAGTTCTCGATCTATTATTCAGGGCTTTTTGTGAACCGAAACAAGATAATATCATTATACTACCACCCACTTATGGTATGTACAAGGTTTTGGCAGAATTAAATGATGTTCAATATAAATCAGTTTTGCTAACCGATGATTTTCAGCTGAAGGTGTCCAGGATTTTGGATACCGCTGATGAATTTTCTAAACTGCTATTTATCTGTTCGCCAAACAATCCTTCAGGTAATTGTTTTAAAAAAAATGATATTGAAGATTTACTACAAAATTTCAAAGGTATTGTTGTAATAGATGAGGCTTATGTAGATTTTACAGGTGAGGATAGTTGGATTCAAAGATTGAATGAATTTCCCAACCTTGTAGTATGTCAAACACTTTCAAAAGCATACGGTCTTGCAGGAATTCGACTAGGGATGTGTTTTGCTTCGGAGGACATTATTAATATTCTCAAAAAGATAAAACCACCTTACAATGTTAATCAACTAACACAACAAAAGGCTAAAGAAATAATTGGGGAGAATAATGTAGGAGAGGATATTCAACTTATTTTAAAGGGGCGTAAAAAATTATTAGAGGACCTAGACCAGATTAATTTTGTTAGAAAAATTTATCCTACTGATGCAAATTTCGTTTTGGTCAAAGTAGATGATGCCAATAAGCGCTATGTGCAACTTGTAGAATCTGGTGTGGTTGTAAGAAACCGGTCCAATCAAGAATTATGTGATAACTGTCTACGTTTAACCGTAGGAACCCCTGATGAAAATGAAAAATTAATTAATAAACTAAAAGAATTACTGTGA
- the hisG gene encoding ATP phosphoribosyltransferase, producing MDKLKIAVQKSGRLHDDSMQILKDIGISIDNGKDQLKAAARNFPLEVFYLRNGDIPQYLRDGVVDVAIIGENVLYEKGEDIVVKERLGFSKCKVSIAIPKSKKFSGIEDLEGKRIATSYPNTVTKFLDDNNINAQIHLINGSVEIAPNIGLADAIVDIVSSGSTLFKNNLKEVKVLLKSEAVLAASPKISDEVNVILNRLLFRIQSVLKGRGFRYVLMNAPTNKVAEIIEVLPGMRSPTVLPLAQEGWSSLHTVIDKNDFWNIIDELKAKGAEGILVCPIENLVV from the coding sequence ATGGACAAGCTAAAAATTGCAGTTCAAAAATCAGGAAGGTTACACGATGATTCCATGCAAATATTGAAAGATATAGGTATATCAATAGATAATGGAAAAGATCAGTTAAAAGCCGCTGCTCGTAATTTTCCTTTAGAAGTGTTTTATCTTAGAAATGGAGATATTCCACAATATTTAAGAGATGGGGTAGTAGATGTTGCTATTATTGGAGAAAATGTACTTTACGAAAAGGGAGAAGATATAGTCGTTAAAGAACGCCTAGGTTTTTCTAAGTGTAAGGTTTCTATCGCAATTCCAAAATCGAAAAAATTCAGTGGGATTGAAGATTTGGAAGGAAAACGTATTGCAACTTCCTATCCGAATACTGTTACAAAATTCTTAGATGATAATAATATTAACGCCCAGATTCATTTAATTAATGGTTCAGTTGAAATAGCTCCAAATATTGGCTTGGCAGACGCAATTGTGGATATTGTTTCAAGCGGTAGCACCCTTTTTAAAAACAATTTGAAGGAAGTAAAGGTGTTATTAAAATCTGAAGCCGTCCTTGCGGCATCTCCGAAAATATCAGATGAGGTAAATGTCATACTAAATAGATTGTTATTCAGAATTCAATCGGTCCTTAAAGGTCGTGGGTTTCGTTACGTTTTAATGAATGCACCCACAAATAAGGTTGCCGAAATAATTGAAGTTTTGCCTGGAATGCGGAGTCCAACAGTCCTTCCGCTTGCTCAGGAAGGTTGGTCTTCCTTACACACAGTAATTGATAAAAATGATTTTTGGAATATTATTGATGAATTAAAGGCAAAAGGGGCGGAGGGCATTTTAGTGTGTCCAATTGAAAACTTGGTAGTATGA
- a CDS encoding prohibitin family protein has product MERLPKIALPAIIIIVVAIILLTKSTITIGPGEAGVLYRTFGEGVVTDEPPLSEGFHIVAPWNRVFVYEVRQQEVYEKMNVLSSNGLDIKLEASVWYQPKYEDLGKLHQEKSEMYKERILQPAIRSAARSVVGRYTPEQLYSSKRDAIQAEIFEETKNIVDNQYIQLNQVLVRDVTLPPTIKDAIERKLRQEQEALEYEFRLVSAQKEADKQRIEAQGKADANTILSASLNDKILQDKGIEATIKLAESQNSKVIVIGSGETGLPIILGNQ; this is encoded by the coding sequence ATGGAACGATTACCAAAAATAGCCCTGCCGGCAATTATAATTATTGTAGTAGCGATAATTCTACTAACTAAATCTACTATTACAATTGGGCCAGGAGAAGCGGGGGTTCTCTATAGGACTTTTGGAGAAGGGGTTGTAACTGATGAACCACCGTTAAGCGAAGGATTCCACATTGTAGCACCATGGAACAGGGTATTCGTTTATGAGGTGAGACAGCAGGAGGTTTATGAAAAAATGAACGTACTTTCCTCAAATGGTTTGGATATAAAACTTGAGGCTTCAGTTTGGTACCAACCAAAATATGAAGATTTGGGTAAACTTCACCAGGAGAAAAGTGAAATGTATAAAGAGCGAATTTTACAGCCTGCCATTCGCTCTGCAGCAAGGAGTGTTGTGGGAAGGTACACACCAGAACAATTATATTCCAGTAAAAGGGATGCCATTCAGGCAGAAATTTTTGAAGAAACAAAAAACATTGTTGACAATCAATACATTCAACTAAATCAGGTTTTGGTGCGGGATGTAACTTTACCACCAACCATTAAGGATGCTATCGAACGTAAATTAAGACAGGAGCAAGAGGCATTGGAGTATGAATTTAGGCTAGTTTCTGCCCAGAAGGAAGCTGATAAACAACGTATTGAGGCTCAGGGTAAAGCTGATGCCAACACCATTTTAAGTGCCTCTTTAAATGATAAAATCCTTCAGGATAAGGGTATCGAAGCAACAATTAAACTTGCTGAATCACAAAATTCAAAGGTTATTGTAATTGGTTCTGGAGAAACTGGATTACCAATCATTTTAGGCAATCAATAA
- the hisD gene encoding histidinol dehydrogenase codes for MKVLENPSRDEWETIVRRPTPSLQDLEPLVSEVFADIQVNGDTAISAFTSRYDRVDLDRFQVSEIEIDEAISNINPDLKKAILIAKDNIEAFHKAQQTDFKPVETTKGVSCWQVQKPIEKVGLYIPGGTAPLFSTVLMLAIPANIAGCKEIILCSPPNKSGSLPDEILFAASMCGVTKIFKVGGIQAIAALTFGTDTIPKVNKIFGPGNQFVTVAKQYATKFGLAIDMPAGPSELLVYADETAVPAYVAADLLSQAEHGKDSQVILVSNSLDILKKVLAQLDIQLRKLPRIEMAKSSIENSKLVYLPIKEDALDFINMYGPEHFIICTQNEEFFVNGIINAGSVFIGNYSPESAGDYASGTNHTLPTNGYSKTYSGVNLNSFTKAITFQKLSSEGLINLGPTIEIMAEAEGLFAHKNAVSLRLNDLTNGQ; via the coding sequence ATGAAAGTATTAGAGAACCCTTCAAGGGATGAATGGGAAACAATTGTTAGGCGGCCTACACCTTCACTCCAGGATTTAGAGCCTTTGGTTAGTGAGGTTTTTGCGGATATTCAAGTAAATGGTGATACTGCTATCTCTGCTTTTACCAGCAGATACGACAGAGTTGACTTAGATCGGTTTCAAGTTTCAGAAATTGAAATCGATGAAGCTATTTCTAATATAAATCCAGACCTTAAAAAGGCAATTTTAATAGCAAAGGATAATATAGAAGCGTTTCATAAAGCGCAACAAACAGATTTTAAACCTGTTGAAACTACTAAGGGTGTTAGTTGTTGGCAAGTACAAAAACCGATCGAAAAGGTTGGGCTTTATATCCCGGGAGGTACTGCTCCCTTGTTTTCCACGGTTTTGATGTTGGCTATTCCTGCTAATATTGCAGGTTGCAAAGAAATTATATTATGTTCGCCTCCCAACAAATCGGGATCTTTACCCGATGAAATTTTATTCGCTGCCAGTATGTGTGGTGTTACAAAAATTTTTAAAGTTGGAGGAATCCAGGCAATTGCTGCATTAACATTTGGAACCGATACAATTCCAAAAGTTAACAAAATATTTGGTCCAGGTAACCAATTTGTTACGGTGGCTAAACAATACGCCACAAAATTTGGCTTAGCCATCGATATGCCAGCTGGTCCCAGTGAATTGTTGGTTTATGCGGATGAAACCGCTGTTCCAGCCTATGTTGCTGCCGATTTATTGAGTCAAGCTGAGCACGGAAAAGATTCCCAAGTTATTTTGGTGAGTAATTCACTTGATATCTTGAAAAAAGTTTTGGCACAATTAGATATACAATTGCGCAAACTGCCCCGGATTGAAATGGCAAAATCCTCAATTGAAAATTCAAAATTGGTGTATTTGCCAATTAAAGAAGATGCTTTAGATTTTATAAATATGTATGGCCCCGAGCATTTTATTATTTGTACTCAAAATGAAGAATTTTTTGTCAATGGTATTATAAATGCTGGTTCAGTGTTTATAGGAAATTATTCCCCAGAAAGTGCAGGTGATTATGCTTCTGGAACCAATCATACTTTGCCTACAAACGGTTATAGTAAAACATATAGTGGGGTTAATTTAAATAGTTTCACAAAGGCCATTACCTTCCAAAAACTGAGCTCTGAAGGTTTGATAAATCTTGGTCCAACTATAGAGATTATGGCGGAAGCAGAAGGATTGTTTGCCCATAAAAACGCGGTTAGCTTACGATTAAATGATTTGACAAATGGACAATAA